One region of Mesobacillus boroniphilus genomic DNA includes:
- a CDS encoding HD domain-containing phosphohydrolase yields the protein MNSFLKFRKQLLHNYILGSTLAVLGVGGIFIFFTLTLTKKEFFIMGAILGISFIFMTFIEYFAFTKDIKPIFDVYKNDQLNLSTLQRAFNRLHYFPILTFKRIMGPHLFGLSTPAVIMAMFFIHIELLSIPYTFVILAIIGAVLVAGMHGIIEFFLTIKAIQPLLKELSQTAVNRFSQSLSLEGKSVISIRRKFQLSFLYISVFPILLFGLATQVKLDILRESVQNYWTWAVLIILIGLAFAYFGSKLLFLDVHQPIVQLQESMKNIQEGNLTIKTEELYSDEFAGLVSGFNHMVDAINIRDKQNQLMFESFLESLSAALDARDPYTAGHSARVAAYSLSIGKKYGLSSNELSLLKKSAILHDIGKIGIPDGILLKDGKLTDEEFDEIKKHPVIGANIVKQVQGFSDMELVIEGIMFHHERYDGCGYPRGISGHSIPLFGRIIAVADAFDAMTSNRPYRNGMVIEKALAIIEEGKGTQWDPEFAGIFVNLMRNPINTENTVSLDTSQEYLTNTV from the coding sequence TTGAATTCATTTTTAAAGTTTAGAAAACAGCTTTTGCATAATTATATATTAGGTTCAACTTTGGCTGTTCTAGGAGTGGGAGGAATCTTTATTTTCTTCACTCTTACTCTTACAAAAAAGGAATTCTTCATCATGGGAGCTATTTTAGGAATCTCCTTCATTTTTATGACTTTCATAGAGTATTTTGCTTTTACAAAAGATATCAAGCCGATATTTGATGTATATAAAAATGATCAATTGAATTTATCTACTTTACAACGAGCGTTTAACAGATTGCACTACTTTCCGATTCTCACCTTCAAAAGAATTATGGGCCCGCATTTATTCGGCCTCTCAACTCCTGCAGTTATTATGGCAATGTTCTTTATCCATATCGAATTGTTGAGTATCCCTTATACCTTTGTAATTCTCGCAATAATTGGGGCTGTTTTAGTAGCTGGAATGCATGGTATAATTGAGTTTTTTCTCACTATTAAAGCTATTCAGCCTTTGTTGAAGGAGCTCTCTCAAACAGCAGTTAATCGTTTCAGCCAGTCTCTTTCTCTTGAGGGTAAAAGTGTAATTTCGATCAGAAGGAAATTCCAATTAAGTTTCCTTTATATATCCGTTTTTCCGATTTTATTATTCGGCCTTGCAACCCAGGTCAAGCTAGATATATTGAGAGAATCAGTCCAAAATTACTGGACCTGGGCAGTCTTAATTATTCTTATAGGTCTTGCTTTTGCCTACTTTGGCTCCAAACTGTTATTTTTGGATGTACACCAACCTATAGTTCAACTACAAGAATCTATGAAGAATATACAGGAAGGAAATCTAACGATAAAGACAGAGGAATTATATTCTGATGAATTTGCAGGTTTAGTTAGCGGCTTTAACCATATGGTTGATGCAATCAACATTCGGGATAAACAGAATCAATTGATGTTTGAGAGTTTTTTGGAAAGTTTATCCGCGGCATTGGATGCGCGCGATCCATACACCGCCGGACATTCTGCAAGAGTCGCAGCATATTCTCTTTCAATAGGAAAAAAATATGGATTATCGAGCAATGAACTTTCGTTGTTAAAGAAATCTGCCATATTGCACGATATTGGCAAGATCGGAATTCCAGATGGAATATTGCTGAAGGATGGGAAACTGACAGATGAGGAATTTGACGAAATAAAAAAACATCCCGTAATTGGTGCGAATATCGTTAAGCAGGTCCAGGGTTTTTCAGATATGGAGTTAGTGATCGAGGGTATAATGTTTCACCACGAACGATATGATGGATGCGGATATCCCAGAGGGATTTCAGGGCATTCAATTCCTCTTTTTGGGAGAATCATTGCAGTGGCGGATGCATTTGATGCAATGACCTCCAACAGACCTTACCGAAACGGCATGGTAATCGAAAAGGCCCTGGCAATTATAGAAGAAGGCAAAGGTACTCAATGGGATCCAGAATTTGCTGGCATCTTTGTGAACTTGATGAGAAATCCAATCAATACGGAAAATACCGTCTCATTAGACACGAGTCAAGAATACTTAACGAATACAGTTTAA
- a CDS encoding alpha/beta hydrolase — protein MKHIYKEGSNTSKPTLLLLHGTGGNENDLLPLANMIDQEASVLSVRGNILENGMPRFFRRLAEGVFDEEDLIFRTQELHEFLDEASEKYSFDRDNIVAIGYSNGANIAASLLFQCKSALKGAILHHPMVPRRGIELPDLSGTDVFLAAGKNDPICPAQESEDLKSLLVNANANVEIHWENNGHQLTLNEVEAARDWYLDRY, from the coding sequence ATGAAACATATTTATAAAGAAGGAAGTAATACATCCAAACCAACTTTATTATTGTTGCATGGGACAGGTGGAAATGAAAATGATCTGCTCCCTTTGGCAAACATGATTGACCAGGAAGCATCAGTATTGAGTGTTCGAGGGAATATCCTTGAAAATGGAATGCCCCGATTTTTCAGGAGGCTTGCAGAAGGTGTCTTCGATGAAGAGGACTTGATATTCCGCACACAGGAATTGCATGAGTTTTTGGATGAAGCTTCGGAAAAATACAGTTTTGACCGCGATAACATTGTAGCAATTGGTTATTCAAATGGTGCAAATATTGCCGCAAGTCTGCTTTTCCAGTGTAAGAGTGCCCTTAAAGGAGCAATCCTCCACCACCCAATGGTACCGAGAAGAGGAATTGAACTTCCGGATTTATCAGGAACAGATGTATTTTTAGCTGCTGGTAAAAATGATCCGATTTGTCCCGCACAAGAATCGGAGGATTTGAAATCTTTATTGGTTAATGCAAACGCAAATGTAGAAATACATTGGGAGAACAATGGTCACCAATTAACTCTTAATGAGGTTGAGGCTGCACGCGACTGGTATTTGGATAGATATTAA
- a CDS encoding YbaN family protein yields the protein MNIAVKVFLIIIGTLSITLGVIGIVVPLLPTTPLILLGAACYVKASDKLYRRLIRNKWLGGYIRDFREKNGITLKNKVLSLSLMWVSILVTILFLGINFWLAGVLIVIAVTVSAYILSFDTI from the coding sequence GTGAACATCGCAGTTAAAGTTTTTTTAATCATCATAGGGACACTTTCAATAACCCTTGGAGTGATTGGGATTGTCGTTCCTCTTTTGCCAACGACCCCGCTGATTTTACTCGGCGCAGCCTGTTATGTCAAAGCGTCAGATAAACTGTACCGCAGATTAATCAGAAACAAATGGTTGGGCGGATACATAAGGGACTTCCGTGAGAAAAACGGGATCACCCTAAAAAATAAGGTTTTGAGTCTTAGTCTGATGTGGGTTTCAATATTGGTAACCATATTATTTTTGGGGATTAATTTTTGGCTCGCAGGTGTCCTGATTGTTATAGCTGTTACAGTAAGCGCATATATTTTATCATTTGACACTATTTGA
- a CDS encoding flavoprotein, protein MESSFNRFHENYLEAWKKSSLSELKPMISREYQAREITGGKISDFGYDESIRGWEQGFNFVRENNAKWELNEIKRIHLREHEVLSIITAKLIIGGNPLETGNLFFQTYTYDFGWKLIRSYIEAGIPVS, encoded by the coding sequence ATGGAATCGTCATTTAATCGTTTTCATGAAAACTATCTTGAAGCTTGGAAAAAATCTTCACTGTCAGAATTAAAACCTATGATTTCACGGGAATATCAAGCAAGGGAAATTACTGGAGGCAAAATCTCTGATTTTGGTTATGACGAGTCAATAAGAGGGTGGGAGCAGGGTTTCAATTTTGTCAGGGAAAACAATGCAAAATGGGAATTAAACGAGATTAAGAGAATTCACTTAAGGGAGCACGAGGTTTTATCCATCATTACTGCCAAATTAATCATCGGGGGAAATCCCCTGGAAACAGGCAACCTCTTCTTTCAGACATACACATACGATTTTGGCTGGAAGCTTATCAGAAGTTACATAGAAGCTGGTATACCTGTCAGCTAG
- a CDS encoding aspartyl-phosphate phosphatase Spo0E family protein, whose protein sequence is MGYSKEILTRKIELFREEMIRIGLETGFDSPETVQISQNLDELIVLYQELVH, encoded by the coding sequence ATGGGATACTCTAAAGAAATACTCACGAGGAAAATCGAATTGTTTAGAGAAGAAATGATTAGAATTGGCCTGGAAACTGGTTTTGATAGTCCTGAAACGGTGCAAATCAGCCAAAATCTCGATGAGTTAATTGTGCTTTATCAGGAATTAGTCCATTAG
- a CDS encoding MGMT family protein, with amino-acid sequence MTDFTMNVINIIQNIPYGKVMTYGQIAKAVDSPRSARQVVRILHSMSEKYGLPWHRVINSKGEIGIQDEEMFLTQKMLLEAEGVIFKTERSISIKDYLWDVNFIDKL; translated from the coding sequence ATGACGGATTTCACTATGAATGTTATTAATATAATTCAAAACATACCTTACGGAAAAGTAATGACTTACGGACAGATTGCAAAAGCTGTAGATAGCCCGAGATCAGCCAGACAAGTAGTCCGAATTCTTCATTCCATGTCGGAGAAATACGGGCTTCCGTGGCATAGAGTGATCAATTCAAAAGGCGAGATTGGCATCCAGGATGAAGAAATGTTTTTAACACAGAAAATGCTGCTAGAAGCTGAAGGGGTTATCTTTAAAACCGAAAGATCTATCTCCATTAAAGACTATTTATGGGATGTGAATTTTATCGACAAGCTCTAA
- a CDS encoding CBO0543 family protein has translation MVLSVVPAIVWWIRVDKTRLIENTAFGLFYGVTAIFLDSIGSNAMVWTYPVRLTPYLNPQLYPYDVGVVIIPFMLVYQKYGFSFKKFFISTGLLSLFLAFIAEPSMVYLGIYKEITWKHVYSFPIYWSLGLMCWAIIKKFKSYEK, from the coding sequence GTGGTTCTTTCTGTGGTACCGGCCATTGTCTGGTGGATACGAGTTGATAAAACAAGGTTGATCGAAAACACAGCGTTTGGTCTATTCTATGGTGTTACAGCCATCTTTCTGGATTCAATCGGAAGCAACGCTATGGTATGGACATATCCGGTAAGGCTCACTCCCTATTTAAATCCGCAGCTATATCCATATGATGTGGGAGTGGTCATCATCCCTTTTATGCTTGTTTATCAAAAGTACGGCTTCTCTTTTAAGAAATTCTTTATCTCGACAGGCTTGTTATCTCTTTTCTTAGCATTCATTGCTGAACCGTCTATGGTCTACCTGGGTATTTATAAGGAAATTACCTGGAAACATGTATATTCTTTTCCAATCTACTGGTCTTTAGGATTAATGTGTTGGGCTATCATTAAAAAATTCAAATCATATGAAAAGTAA
- the ppc gene encoding phosphoenolpyruvate carboxylase: protein MTSGIEVNDSSLPLRRDVKMLGNILGDILVYHGGVELFEKVEKIRAMCKTLRNEHDRDTYPALKEEIAGLSVPMRKNIIRAFSVYFHLINAAEQNHRIRRRRDYLLKSEISTQPGSIEAAILSLKDNYISSDIIQNVLNTISLELIITAHPTEATKRSILEIQKRIADILKSLDNPLLSKKERERIEESLFNEVSVLWQTDELRDRKPTVIDEVRNGLYYFDQTLFDVLPEIHQEVETSLKDHYPEHEWKVPHFLRFGSWIGGDRDGNPNVTPDITWETLQRQRRLVLKKYKAVLVDLMKRFSHSTTRAAVSEELMASVIKDEERYLTEDQKWNIEGEVYRRKFAVIIQRLKEAGKSDIGYKSSEEMLEDLFIIKQSIYQHHPVHHELKTLQKLIRQVQLFGFHLATLDIRNHSGEHESAIAEILKKVGITQDYPSLSEDEKQELLVKILEDPRPLLLLHDDYSKETQEMLQVFEMIKRAHNEFGKRSISVYLVSMTQSASDLLEVLVLAKEAGIYRLHADGTFETDLNVAPLLETIDDLTAGPKIMETLFNLRIYRDHLKKMGDQQEIMLGYSDGSKDGGTLTANWKLYKAQLEINEMAKKYQIGLKFFHGRGGSLGRGGGPLNKSLLSQPVETLGQGVKITEQGEVLSSRYLLKDIAYRSLEQATSTMMKAAANVLKESEQGHLRDPRWVDAIEQISAVSLRKYQSLVFEDPDFITYFNQATPLKELAELNIGSRPMSRKNSAKFENLRAIPWVFAWTQSRQLFPAWYAAGSGLQSFAQQSPENLKRLQEMYAEWPFFRSTIDNLQMALMKADITTAQEYTSLVEDKAIADRIFGNILEEYGRTKNILLQITEDEELLDHTPNIKDSVHRRNPYVDPLNFIQVELIKELRKVEDPDDELLTQVLLTISGVAAGLRNTG, encoded by the coding sequence ATGACATCAGGAATTGAAGTGAACGACAGCAGTTTGCCATTGCGCCGGGATGTTAAAATGCTTGGAAACATCCTTGGAGATATTCTAGTCTACCATGGCGGAGTGGAATTGTTTGAAAAAGTAGAAAAAATCCGTGCTATGTGCAAAACACTGAGGAATGAACATGACCGTGATACATACCCTGCTTTAAAAGAGGAAATTGCAGGTTTGTCTGTTCCTATGAGGAAAAATATCATCAGAGCTTTTTCCGTCTATTTTCATTTAATCAATGCAGCGGAACAAAATCACCGGATCCGCAGGCGCCGCGACTATCTGCTCAAGTCTGAAATCAGCACACAGCCAGGCTCTATTGAAGCAGCAATCCTTTCATTGAAAGACAATTATATATCCTCTGATATCATCCAAAATGTACTAAATACCATTTCATTGGAATTGATTATTACAGCCCATCCAACGGAAGCCACCAAACGTTCAATCCTGGAGATCCAAAAAAGGATAGCAGATATCCTCAAAAGTCTGGACAATCCACTCTTATCCAAGAAAGAGCGTGAGAGGATCGAGGAAAGCTTATTCAATGAGGTTTCCGTCCTGTGGCAGACAGATGAATTGAGGGACCGTAAACCTACCGTCATTGATGAAGTAAGGAATGGTCTTTATTATTTTGACCAGACACTGTTCGATGTCCTGCCTGAAATCCATCAGGAAGTTGAAACTAGCCTGAAAGACCATTATCCGGAACATGAATGGAAAGTACCCCATTTCCTTCGTTTTGGTTCATGGATAGGCGGTGACAGGGATGGGAACCCAAATGTTACTCCCGATATTACATGGGAGACATTGCAAAGACAAAGACGTCTGGTGCTTAAAAAGTATAAAGCGGTTTTGGTTGATTTGATGAAGCGATTCAGCCATTCAACAACAAGAGCAGCTGTTAGTGAAGAGTTAATGGCATCGGTCATTAAAGATGAGGAAAGATATCTAACAGAGGATCAAAAATGGAATATTGAAGGAGAGGTATATCGCCGTAAATTTGCTGTCATCATTCAAAGGCTTAAGGAAGCTGGAAAATCAGATATCGGCTACAAATCATCAGAGGAAATGCTTGAAGACCTTTTTATCATAAAACAAAGCATCTATCAGCATCATCCTGTCCATCATGAACTTAAAACTTTGCAAAAGTTGATCAGGCAAGTACAGTTGTTCGGTTTCCACCTTGCTACTCTAGATATCCGTAACCACAGCGGAGAACATGAATCAGCAATCGCTGAAATACTGAAAAAGGTAGGAATCACCCAGGACTATCCTTCCCTATCCGAAGATGAAAAGCAGGAATTGCTTGTGAAAATTCTTGAAGACCCACGTCCATTGCTTCTTCTTCATGATGATTATTCAAAAGAGACGCAGGAAATGCTTCAAGTTTTTGAAATGATAAAACGAGCGCACAATGAATTCGGGAAGCGATCGATTTCCGTTTACCTAGTGAGTATGACTCAATCTGCGAGCGACTTGCTTGAAGTCCTTGTCCTTGCAAAGGAGGCTGGAATTTACAGACTTCATGCAGACGGTACATTTGAGACGGATCTGAACGTCGCTCCATTGCTAGAAACAATCGACGATTTAACAGCAGGCCCTAAAATCATGGAAACATTATTCAATTTGCGAATTTACCGCGATCACTTGAAGAAGATGGGGGACCAGCAGGAAATCATGCTTGGGTACTCAGATGGAAGCAAGGATGGCGGAACATTGACAGCCAACTGGAAGCTTTACAAAGCTCAGCTGGAGATCAATGAAATGGCGAAGAAATATCAAATCGGACTCAAGTTCTTTCATGGCAGAGGAGGTTCACTAGGCCGTGGAGGCGGACCATTGAACAAGAGCCTGCTTTCCCAGCCTGTCGAAACACTTGGCCAGGGAGTAAAAATTACCGAGCAAGGTGAAGTTTTATCCTCTCGTTATCTATTGAAGGATATTGCCTATAGAAGCCTTGAACAGGCTACATCTACGATGATGAAGGCTGCAGCTAATGTACTGAAGGAATCTGAGCAGGGTCATTTGCGTGACCCAAGATGGGTCGATGCCATCGAGCAAATTTCTGCTGTCTCCTTAAGAAAATATCAGTCACTTGTATTTGAAGATCCAGATTTCATCACATATTTCAACCAGGCTACACCGTTGAAAGAACTAGCTGAACTGAATATCGGTTCCCGTCCGATGAGCCGTAAAAACAGTGCCAAATTCGAAAATCTTCGTGCAATACCATGGGTATTCGCCTGGACACAAAGCAGACAGCTTTTCCCGGCATGGTATGCGGCTGGATCTGGTTTGCAGAGCTTCGCACAGCAAAGTCCTGAAAATTTAAAACGATTGCAGGAAATGTACGCTGAATGGCCATTTTTCCGCAGTACCATCGATAACCTGCAAATGGCTTTGATGAAAGCGGATATCACCACCGCACAGGAATATACTTCACTTGTGGAAGATAAAGCAATTGCTGACCGTATCTTTGGCAACATTCTAGAGGAGTATGGACGAACCAAGAATATCCTTCTGCAAATAACAGAAGATGAAGAACTTCTTGACCATACACCAAATATCAAAGACTCTGTCCACAGACGAAATCCATATGTCGATCCGCTTAACTTCATTCAGGTGGAGTTGATAAAAGAGCTTCGCAAGGTTGAAGATCCGGATGATGAATTATTGACTCAGGTGTTATTAACAATCAGCGGCGTTGCTGCAGGATTAAGGAATACCGGTTGA